The segment TACAAATGAAAAAAGATCACCCATGTAAGAAATCACAGTACTTTAAAATTACACGAATGGGTGCAGATATAAAAATTAAGTGCGAAGGATGTGGGTCTGTTATTATGCTCACACGTCAAGATTTTGAAAAAAAATTAAAGAAAGTAATTGAAAGAAACGAGGAATTATAGATGGCATTAACAGCAGGAATTGTTGGATTACCAAACGTGGGTAAATCCACAGTATTTAACGCAATCACGAAATCACAGGTTGAAGCAGCAAACTATCCATTTGCGACGATTGCACCAAACGTAGGTGTTGTAAAGGTAAACGATCCACGACTCGACACAATTCAAAAATTTATTGAGTCTAAGAAGATTATTCCCACAACGTTTGAGTTTACGGATATTGCAGGACTTGTAAAGGGTGCATCAAAAGGTGAAGGTTTAGGGAACCAATTCCTATCAAACATTCGTGAAGTGGATGCCATCGTGCATGTTGTACGTTGTTTTGAGAATTCAGATATTGTGCATGAACATGGTGTTGTTGGTGATCCAATCTCTGATATTGAAATTATTGAAATTGAACTCATGCTTGCGGATTTACAAAGTGTAGAGAACCGAATTTCACGTGTAGGACGTAAAGCAAAATCGAATGATAAAGAAGCAATGGCAGAAATGAAGTTATTAGATCGTGCAAAGGAAACGCTTGAAAATAACCGTCCATTAAGCGATCTCAATTTGTCAGAAGATGATGAAAAACTTGCTCGTACGTTCCATTTCCTAACTATTAAACCTGTTATTTATGTAGCGAATATCGATGAAGACAGTCTTATGGATATTGAAAGTAACGAAATGTACCAAAAGGTTAAAGCGTATGCAGAAGCGCGATCATGTCGTGTGATTCCTGTATGTGCAAAAGTTGAAGAAGATTTATCAAGTCTTGAAGATGATGAAAAAGCAGCATTCTTGGCCGATTTAGGGGTTCAAGAAAGTGGATTGGATGTATTAGTTCGTAATAGCTATGAAATCTTAAACTTACGCACTTTCTTTACTGCGGGTCCACAAGAAATTCGTGCATGGACTTTTGTGAATGGCATGAAGGCACCACAATGTGCTGGGGTGATTCATACAGACTTTGAAAAAGGATTTATCCGATCCGAAACGTATAATGTGGAAGATTTGGAAGCGTTTGGAAGTGAACAAGCAATTAAAGAAGCAGGAAAAATGCGCTCTGAAGGAAAAGATTACGTCATGAAAGATGGCGACATCGTACACTTTAGATTTAATAATTAATAAAAGACCCCTTACAAAGGTGGGAACTGACCTAGTTCCGTGATTTGTCGAGGGGGTTTTATGTAAATAAAAAAAGAACCATGGATTTATTTTATGGTATAATGAAACAAAGGTAAGAGGAGGGAATCTTATGAAATTAGTATTAGCTATTGTTTCAAATGATGACAGTACTGTAGTTTCAAATGCTTTGAATAAAGAAAACTATCAAGTTACACGTCTCGCTACAACAGGTGGATTCTTACGAGCAGGAAATACAACACTTATTATTGGTGTTGATGATGATCGCGTCGAAGGATGTTTGGAAATCATTGGTAATGAATGTAGTAAACGTACGGAAGTTGTACCATCTACAGCCTCATATGATATCGGACGTTACGCATCATTCCCTGTGGAAGTTCAAGTTGGTGGCGCAACCGTGTTCGTCATGGATGTAGAGCAATTCCATAAACTTTAAAAAAGAAAGAACGATCTCGTTCTTTCTTTTTTAAATTAATTCAAAATATTCTGGCCAGCGATATTCCCGAATGGGCATGGGCCGATTATTATCAAAATAGAGGACAAGCGCAGGCTTAATGCCATTCCAGTTATCCACAATTTCAAAATGAGTGAGATGCCCATCGGCGATAAGTTGTTTTGCTTTCGCATGATAATTAAAATAAGCCATGATTTCCCCTGCTTTCACCCCTATTCTATACGATTTACATGAAAATATAAAGGCGGTAATACGATGAAACTGACACCAAATCTAATGGTTACGAATGTGAAAGAAAGTATTTTGTTTTACCAAACCGTTTTAGAGATGAATGTTTATGATCAAGTGGATACGGATTCAGTCCCGATCTTCGCGATTCTTGGTCGCGGCGAAACAACATTAATGCTTGAAGAAAAAAATACATTGATTGAAGAATATCCAACACTTCATACAGATTCGATTAATCCTTCTTTAACACTTTTTATTAAAGTCGATGATGTAGAGGCGGAATACAAACGGCTCAAAACACATCCAAATTTAATAAAGACACTCCATAAAACATTTTATGATACATGGGAATTTGCGTTAACAGATCCTGATGGTGTCGTCATTACCTTTGCCGGAGGTTCCTATGAAACCGGAAAAAATTAAAGACGTATGCCTTCAAAATAAAGGAACGGTGTATGACTTTAAAGATGAGTGGAATGCGGAACGCGCTCTTGTAGGTGGGAAAATGTATATGATGATGGGAACCAATAAAGAGGGAAATTCAATTGTAACGGTGAAAGCGGAACCCAGTGAAGGGGCACGCTATCGTGAAATGTATCCAGGAGTCATCACTGAAGGTTACTATATGAATAAAGTTCATTGGATTTCAATTCGTATGGATAAGGATGTGGATGAACCACTCATTGAAACACTTATTAACGAGTCGTATGAACTTATCTTTAAGAGTCTAACTAAGAAAATACAAAGTGAGATAAAATAAAAAGTTCCGCAAGGAACTTTTTATTTTGTTTTGTAATAACGTCGGTGTTCGAAAATTGACTCGAGTGAATATTTCGAAGCATCACCTTCAAGCAATTGATGACTGCCATCTGTAACCAACCGTGATTCAAATTGTTTTTCATAATCAGGAATTGATAACTTTGTACGCTGATCAAGGTCATCTTGATGTGTCATGCACAAGTGTTTTTTGTAATTAGGTTGTAAGATCCCCGAGAAGAACTCGCCCACGGCACCAGAACCATAACTGTATAAACCAATACGATCTCCAGCATTTAAGGATCCTTGTTCGAGGAGACTAAGTAAACTTAAGTAGAGCGAACCGGTATAAATATTACCCACTTGACGATTGTAGAGTGTACTTGTTTTAAAGTTTTCAAACAATGCAGGGTGTGTTGCTTCATCTGCGATAAGTTTGAGTGTTTTTAATCCAAGTTTCGTATAAGGAATATGGAAACAGATTGCTTTGAAATCCTCAAGATTTTGATCTGTTTTATTTAAATAATCTTCATATACGGTGGTGAATAGACGTTGGTACTGCTCATTTGAGTACTTCCCATCTACAAAAGCAACATCACTATAATTCGGTCTCCAGAAATCCCAAATATCATCTGAAAAATAAGATGCATCTGCTTCAAGGGTCATGATTTTTGGATGTGCACTGACTAACATTGCGACTGATCCAACACCTTGTGTTGCTTCACCTCCGGTGTTAAGGCCGTATCGCGAAATGTCACTTGCGATTACGAGAACTTTTTTATTGGGATTTAAAGCGATATGTCCTTTTGCAAGTTGAAGACCCGCAGTTGCTCCATAGCACGCTTGTTTAATTTCAATACAACGGGCAAAAGGGTTAATCCCCAATAATGTATGAATTGAGGTTGCGCCTGCTTTTGATTGGTCAATACCGGATTCTGTAGCGAGAATCACAAGGTCGATGGCCTCTTTATCCGCATCATCTAATATTTTTGAAGCGGCATTCGCCCCCAAAGTAACGGTATCCTGTGATAGTGGACAGACAGCTTGTAGATCTTGTCCAAGTCCGAGAATATATTTGTTTGGATCAATCCCGCGTGCTTGCGCGAGATCCGCCATATCAATATACGTTAATGGGGCATAAAACCCTATTTTATCAAGTCCAATTTCCATGGAATATCTCCTTTTTCAATATGCTTTCATTATAATAGTCTCTTGGCTAATAAGCAAAAATTATGTGTAATTCAAGAATAATTCACACGAAGTAGGGTATTTTAGGCATAAACTTATGGTATCTTGTGTGAAAATGAGCGCTTTTTACGCTCAAATGGTAAACTAGGGTTCGAGATAGAGATAGGCGTTAAGGAAAATGTTGTGTTTATAAATTGTAAACGGTATAATTGTCTAGCCGACATTTTAGAAGGAGTGATTTTTTGCGAGACGTAGTTATAGTCAGTGCTGCGCGCACTGCGATAGGTAAATTCGGGGGAAGCTTCTTGAAGACTTCAGCGGTAGAATTAGGGACTGCAGTAATTAAAGAAGCGATTCATCGTGCAAAGATTTCGCCGGAAGATGTTGAATACGTAGTAATGGGTAATGTCATCCAAACTGGATTGGGACAAAACCCTGCACGACAAGCATCGGTGTTTTCTGGAATTCCATATTCAACACCTGCCATGACCATCAATGAGATGTGTGGATCGGGGATGAAGTCAATTCATCTTGGAATGCAATCCATTATGCTTGGTGAAAAGGATGTTGTAGTTGTGGGTGGTTTTGAGAATATGTCACAAGCGCCTCATATAATAAAAAATGGTCGCTTTGGTTCGAAATTTCAAAACTTAGAGACAGAAGATACAATTCAAAAAGATGGTTTTGTTGATGCGTTTACCAATGAGTTGATGGGTGTGACAGCAGAAACGGTTGCTGAACAGTTTCATATATCGCGTGAGGATCAAGATGCATTTGCATTAGAATCTCAAATACGTGCAACGCGTGCACTTGAGGCGGGACTGTTTAAAGATGAAATTGTTCCTGTTAATAACGGACGTGAACTTATTGATACGGATGAGTTTATCCGAACAAATTCAACCCTGAAAGGACTCCAACGATTAAAACCTAGTTTTAAATTAGACGGAACGGTTACTGCTGGAAATGCATCCGGGGTTAATGATGGTGCTGCTGCACTGATTTTAATGAGCCGTGAAAAGGCTGAAGCGATGGATTTAGAGATAATTGCGACAATTAAAGGTTTCTCAGAAGTTGGGGTTGAACCCGAAATCATGGGATACGCACCTTACTATGCTGTAAAATCTTTAGTTGAGAAAACAAATACTGATTTAAATACCGTTGATCGTTTTGAATTAAACGAAGCATTTGCTTCACAATCCTTAGCGGTTTGTCGTGACTTAAATTTAGATTTAGATAAAGTGAATGTTAATGGGGGTGCGATTTCAATTGGTCATCCAATTGGTGCATCGGGCGCGCGTATTATGGTTACTTTAATCTATGAATTAATTCATTCAAATACAAAACGAGGAATTGCATCGTTATGTATTGGTGGCGGCATGGGTGTCGCAATGATGATTGAACGTGAAGAACCTACTAAGTAGGTTCTTTTTTGCAGGGATTATCGCGGTTGTTTAATATTTAATCCTTGACATAACCATGCTATAATAGTATGGAATTTGGAAAGAGGTACTAAAAATGAAAAAAGTTAGAGTTAGATATGCACCAAGTCCAACAGGATTTCTTCATATCGGTAACGCACGTACAGCGTTATTTGATTATTTAGTGGCAAAACATCACGGTGGTGATTTTGTCCTACGTATTGAGGATACAGACATTGAACGTAATGTTGAGGGCGGTGAGGAATCACAACTTTATTTCTTAAACTGGTTAGGGATTGTACCTGATGAATCTCCAGACAAACCAAAACCAGAATATGCTCCATATCGTCAAATGGAACGTTTAGAAATTTATAATGAATATGTGGAAAAGTTATTAGCGAGCGGTGATGCTTACAAGTGTTACTGTACTACGGAAGAACTTGATGAAGATTATAAGCGTCAAGTTGCGGCAGGACACCAATCAACACGCTACAGCCGTACGTGTCTTCACCTTGATGATGAAACCAAACAACGTTATGAAACAGAACAACGTCCTTACTCTGTAAGGTTGCGCGTTCCAACGGATGCGACATATACTTTTAATGATATGGTTCGTGGTGAAATCTCATTTGAGTCAAAAGATATCGGTGACTGGGTTATTGTGAAGTCAAATGGTATTCCTACCTATAACTTTGCGGTTGTTATTGATGATCACTTGATGGAAATCTCCCATGTATTCCGTGGTGAAGAGCACATTTCAAATACACCAAAACAAATGATGTTATATGAAATGTTTGGATGGGATATTCCGCTATTTGGACATATGACTTTAATCGTTAATGAAAACGGTAAGAAGTTATCCAAACGTGATAATTCAGTTATGCAATACATCAGTCAATATAAAGATCAAGGGTATCTTCCTGAAGCAATGTTTAACTTTATGGCACTGCTTGGTTGGTCACCAAAGGGAGAAAAAGAACTCTTTACACATGAAGAACTCATTGCAGAATTTAGTGAGGATCGTTTATCAAAAGCGCCATCCATGTTTGATGTTACAAAACTTACTTGGATGAATCATCAATACTTAAAAGAAAAAGAAGATGGTGAATGGCTAAGCTTTGTGAGACCATTTGCGGAAGCAGCACACGATCTTACAAACAAAGACGAAGCGTGGATTGAAAAGTGTTTACTTCTCTTTAAAGAACAATTGCAATATGGTGCAGAAATCGGTTCATTAATCGAACCCTACTTTGTTGAACCAGAATTAACCGATTCAGAAAAAGAAGTTTTAGAGTGGGAAACAACACCTGTGGTTGCACAAGCATTCTTGAATAATTTACCAGAATCATGGGATGTGGATTCACTGAAAGAAGCATTTAATGCTGCGAAAACTGAATCTGGACTTAAAGGAAAACCGTTATTTATGGGATTACGTGTTAGTGCAACGCATCAAACACATGGACCTGATTTAATGAGTGCGTTATATCTTTTAGGTCGAGACGTTGTTGAAAAACGTTTAAATGAATACATCAATAAAATTTAAACCAACTTCCGAGCACAAGGTCTTACGAGATCCTGTGCACGGATACATTCATGTACATCATCAAGTTATTTGGGATCTGATTAACTCACCAGAATTTCAAAGACTAAGACGCATCCATCAATTAGGTGGAACAAATCAAGTTTATCATGGCGCAGAACATTCGCGTTTCTCTCATTCAGTTGGAGTATACGAAGTGGTTCGCTTAATGATTGAAAATGTGAACGGATTGTCGGATACACTTTCAGATTTGGAACATATTGCATTATTATGTGCCGGTTTGCTTCATGATGTGGGTCATGGCCCTTTTTCTCATGCTTTCGAATCTGTGACATCGGTTAATCACGAAAAGTTTACGGATCGAATTATTCTAGAGGACACACAGGTTCATAAGATTCTTGTTGAGGCGCATCCAGAGTTGCCGCAACTGGTTGCAGATATTATCGCGCACCGTCATTCGCGCAAACTCTTGACACAAATTATTTCAAGTCAATTGGATGCAGATCGCATGGATTATCTCCTGCGTGATTCATACTTTACGGGTGTTAGTTATGGTGAATTTGATTTATCTCGTATTTTAAGAACACTTATTGTAATTGATGATAAGCTTGTGGTAAAAGAGAGTGGAATTCATGCGGTTGAAGACTATATTATGGCTCGCTATCAGATGTACTGGCAGGTCTACCTTCATCCAACGTCACGAAGTTTTGAGATGATTCTTTTCGCAATTTTTGAACGAATGAAAGATTTGGTTCATGAGGGTAAAGCATTAGGGAATGAGTTATCGTTTTTCAAACCCTTTGTTTCGGGGGGGGAAATTAGTACTCAAGAACATTTTGAATTGGATGAATCGACCTGCTATGCCGGATTTATGTCCTTAACGAAATCTAAAGATCCCATCCTAAAAGACTTAGCGTTACGTCTTTTAAATCGTAAACTCTTTAAATATGAAGATCTCGAGTCTTCACAACAATTTGATGCGATTAAAGAACGGGTACAAAGTGCCGGTTTTGATAATCGCTACTATGTTATTAGTGATCAACAATCGCAAATCCTTTATTCACCTTATGTTGAAAATGGTGAAGAGGGGTTATGGGTTGTCCTAAAAAACGGTACACTTGTAGAATTAACCAGCGCATCCTCAATCGTTCGGGGATTCGCGACGGGTGAAAAGAAACAGGACGAAAAGATTTTCTACCCTGAGGAGGTATAATCATGAAAAAACAAACATATATCAATATTCGTGAAAAGGTGATGAATGAATTGCCTGAAAAGACAGTTACGTTTTTATTCAGCGGATGCGGCGTTCGTCGTTCAGCAGATGCGGAATACCCTTTCTCAGCGAATCGAAACTTTTATTATGTAACCGGTATTGAAGAACCTGAAGCGGTTGTTGTTTTTGAAAAAGAAACAAATCATGAAATCCTATTTTTACGTGAAATTAATCCAGACATGGAAAAATGGGTAGGATATTTTATGACAAAAGAAGAAGCGCAAACAATTTCGGGGATTGAAGATGTCCGTTACTTTAATGAATTTGATGCGTATGTAACATCAGTTTTAGATTCAGGACTCTCAATTGGAGTTGATATGGATCACGATACCATTGGCGATGTTGAACATTCATCCGGTCTTGTCTTTGCGGATGCGGTAGGCGAAGAAAATGTTGTGGATATTTTTGAATGTCTTGTACGTTGTCGCCAAATGAAACATCCTGAAGAAGTGGAAGCCATTCGTCACGCGATTGATGTAACGGATCATGCAATCAAAGCAATGGTAGAAGAAATGAAACCAGGTGCCAATGAAAATGACATGGCTGCGCGCTTTTTATATGAAGGCAATAAGGCCCACGGCGATTTAATGTTTGACACAATTTGCGCAAGTGGTAAGAATGCGACCGTGCTTCATTACATTTCAAACAATCAACCGTTAAATGATGGCGAACTTGTTTTACTTGACTTAGGCATTCGTGTTAATGGTTATGGTGCCGATATTTCTCGTACGTTCCCAATCAATGGAACGTTTACACCACGCCAAAAAGAAGTTTATCAAGAAGTCTTGAATACGTTCCACATCATTAATGAATCGGTTAAACCTGGTATTTCAATTATGGAATTAAATGAAATCTCAAAAGAAACATTAGGACAATCATGTATTAAACTCGGACTAATCGATAATATTGAGGAAGTAGGGCGTTACTACTATCACAGTATTGGTCATTCACTTGGTTTGGACACACATGATGTTTGGATTGATCGTGGCCAACCCTTAGTACCGGGTAATGTTATTACAAATGAACCGGGCCTCTATATCGCTGAAGAAGGTATTGGAATTCGCATTGAAACAGACCTACTTGTAACGGAAAATGGATGTGAAGATTTAGCCCCACAAATCATGCGAGAAATAAGTGAAATCGAAGCGTATTTTGTGAAGTAATGTGAATGTAAAATGAAAGTGTGTGTATTGAAGCACACTTTTTTACTTTATGTAATAAACATGTTGACATTGTTGTTCAAAGCCATATAATACATAGGTGAAATACGTAAGGGGGATCTCCATTAAAACTAAAGTCACTATTAAGCAAAAGTCTCGTGATGAATCCATTCATCACACCGATACCCAAGCCGATCTCATAAACTATGGACCGTATCAACGCATAATGTATGACGAAGAAGATGCATATGTTATTCTTGATTTCACCAATGATGAAGTATCATTTAAGCGGCAAGGGGAATGGTTAACACAAGGTGTTTTCTGTAAAGGCGAACAAACAGAGTTGCTCGTCTCAAGCGCACAGGGAATTATCGTGTTCGAGGTTGAAGTAGAAACATTAGAAATTAGAAGTGGTCTTCTTTATATGAGGTATCATTTGAAGCAAGCTGGGTCACACGTTGATACGCTTGAATTCGAATGTAGGTGGGAACCGGAGGTATAAACTATGTCATCAAAATCATTAAGTGATATTGCATATGAAAAATTAAAACGAAAACGTAAGGAAATTGTATTTAGTAAATTATGGAAAGAAGTCGCTGAAGAAGTGAATTTTTCTGAGGAAATTTCAAAACGAAAAGTGGCATCATTCTATAATGCAATGATGATGGATTCACGATTTATCTCATTAGAAGGAAATAAATGGGATTTACGCGAACGTCATACTTTAGAAAGTTTACAAATCGACCCTGATTTATTAGATACTTATGACGATTATGATGAAGATTGCGAAGAATTTGAGATTGTTCCAAGCATTGAAGAAGAATAATTGAAGTCTTTGGTTGAACTCATATATTAAGTTTGCTAAAATATAAAAGGGCAGCAGCTTCCAAATTTATTGGGAGCTTTTATTTTTGTAGTAGAAGGAGATTAGACATGGCAACAAAGTATATATTCGTAACCGGAGGTGTTGTATCCGGAATTGGTAAAGGAATTATCGCTTCATCGATAGGGCGATTGCTCAAAAATCGTGGCATGAAAGTGTTCATGCAAAAGTTTGATCCATACATTAACGTAGACCCAGGAACAATGTCACCATACCAACATGGTGAGGTTTTCGTAACGAAAGATGGTGCCGAAACAGACTTAGACTTAGGTCACTATGAGCGCTTCATTGATGAAGAGTTAACGAGAAATGCCAGCATTACTACAGGTCGTGTCTACTCAAGTGTTATTAATAAGGAACGAAAAGGTGCATATTTAGGTGCAACAGTTCAAGTTATTCCACATATCACAGATGAAATTAAAAATAAAATCTATGATGCTGGAAAAGAATCGGGAGCGGATGTTGTTATCACTGAAATTGGTGGTACAGTAGGGGACATTGAATCACTTCCATTTTTAGAAGCGGTACGTCAAGTCCATGCGGAAAATAAAACTGAGGATGTTGTGTTTGTTCATACAACACTCATTCCTAAGGTTCCTGCAAGTAACGAATTCAAAACAAAACCAACACAACATAGTTTTAAAGAACTCATGTCACACGGTATCAAAGCAAATATTATTGTTACACGTTGTGATGAGCCTTTAACACAAGATATGAAGAATAAGATTGCGCTTTTCTGTGATGTGAATGAGAATGGAATTATTGAATCACGCAATGTGGAAAACTTATACGAACTTCCACTTTCTTTCGAAGCGCAAGGACTTGATAATTATATTCTTCATAAATTTGGTTTAGGTGATTTACCTGCAGCTGACATGACAGAATGGTCTGCGATGATTGACAGTGCAAAAAACCTACAACATAAAGTTAAAATTGGTCTTGTTGGGAAGTACGTTCAGCTTCATGATGCTTATTTATCTGTGAGCGAAGCACTCTTACATGCGGGTTATGCATGCAGCAGTGAAATTGAAGTTGAATGGATTGACTCAGCTGAGATTACAGCCGAGAATGTTACAGAAACACTTAAGGGGTTAGATGGTATTCTTGTACCTGGAGGATTTGGATTACGTGGTGTAGAAGGTAAAATTTTAGCCGCGCAATATGCACGAGAAAATAATGTTCCGTACTTTGGAATTTGTTTAGGAATGCAAGTAGCGATGATCGAGTTTGGTCGTAATGTATGCGATTTAGAAGGTGCACATTCAACCGAACTGGTACCGGAAACGAATTATCCTGTAATTGATCTTATGGAAGACCAATTACAACACACAGATCTTGGTGGTACATTACGTTTAGGTAATTATTCATGTCAACTTGATCATGAGGGTAAGGTGTATGATCTTTACAATCATGAGGATGTTATTTTTGAACGTCATCGTCATCGTTATGAATTTAATAATAAATATCGTGAGCAATTTGAGAAGGCTGGAGTACGCTTCAGTGGATTAAGTCCTGATGGTCAACTCGTGGAAATTATTGAGCTTAAAGACCATGATTATTTCGTGGCATGTCAATATCATCCAGAGTTTAAGTCAAGACCAAACCGTTCACATCCATTATTCTACGGATTTGTGAATGCGTCTTTGCAATTTGCGAAAAAAAGAGTAGAATAGATATATAAATAGGAGGAATTTATTATTATGGCATTAGTATCAGCTAAAGGCATTTTGGAAGCAGCACGTGACGGACACTACGCTGTACCAGCAATCAACATTAATAACTTAGAGTGGACAAAAGCAGTTCTTCTTCAAGCAGAAGAAATGAAATCACCAATCTTGTTAGCAGTATCAGAAGGTGCTGGTAAATATATGACAGGTTACAAAACAATCGTTGGTATGGTAAACGGTATGTTAGAAGAACTAAATATTACAGTTCCAGTAGCATTACACTTAGACCACGGTAGTTTTGAAGGTGCTAAAGAATGCATCGAAGCAGGATTCACATCAGTAATGTATGATGGATCACACTTACCATTCGAAGAAAACTTAGCACAAACAAAAGCAATCGTTGAATTAGCACATTCAAAAGGTGTTTCAGTTGAAGCTGAAGTAGGTTCAATCGGTGGAGAAGAAGACGGAATCATCGGTACAGGTGAACTTGCAGACCCTGCAGAATGTAAAA is part of the Erysipelothrix piscisicarius genome and harbors:
- a CDS encoding DUF1934 family protein translates to MKYVRGISIKTKVTIKQKSRDESIHHTDTQADLINYGPYQRIMYDEEDAYVILDFTNDEVSFKRQGEWLTQGVFCKGEQTELLVSSAQGIIVFEVEVETLEIRSGLLYMRYHLKQAGSHVDTLEFECRWEPEV
- the rpoE gene encoding DNA-directed RNA polymerase subunit delta, whose product is MSSKSLSDIAYEKLKRKRKEIVFSKLWKEVAEEVNFSEEISKRKVASFYNAMMMDSRFISLEGNKWDLRERHTLESLQIDPDLLDTYDDYDEDCEEFEIVPSIEEE
- a CDS encoding CTP synthase, which gives rise to MATKYIFVTGGVVSGIGKGIIASSIGRLLKNRGMKVFMQKFDPYINVDPGTMSPYQHGEVFVTKDGAETDLDLGHYERFIDEELTRNASITTGRVYSSVINKERKGAYLGATVQVIPHITDEIKNKIYDAGKESGADVVITEIGGTVGDIESLPFLEAVRQVHAENKTEDVVFVHTTLIPKVPASNEFKTKPTQHSFKELMSHGIKANIIVTRCDEPLTQDMKNKIALFCDVNENGIIESRNVENLYELPLSFEAQGLDNYILHKFGLGDLPAADMTEWSAMIDSAKNLQHKVKIGLVGKYVQLHDAYLSVSEALLHAGYACSSEIEVEWIDSAEITAENVTETLKGLDGILVPGGFGLRGVEGKILAAQYARENNVPYFGICLGMQVAMIEFGRNVCDLEGAHSTELVPETNYPVIDLMEDQLQHTDLGGTLRLGNYSCQLDHEGKVYDLYNHEDVIFERHRHRYEFNNKYREQFEKAGVRFSGLSPDGQLVEIIELKDHDYFVACQYHPEFKSRPNRSHPLFYGFVNASLQFAKKRVE
- the fba gene encoding class II fructose-1,6-bisphosphate aldolase, producing MALVSAKGILEAARDGHYAVPAININNLEWTKAVLLQAEEMKSPILLAVSEGAGKYMTGYKTIVGMVNGMLEELNITVPVALHLDHGSFEGAKECIEAGFTSVMYDGSHLPFEENLAQTKAIVELAHSKGVSVEAEVGSIGGEEDGIIGTGELADPAECKTIADTGIDFLAAGIGNIHGKYPENWAGLSFETLEAIKAATGSIPLVLHGGSGIPEDQIKKAIALGVSKINVNTECQLVFAEATRKYIESGKDLEGKGFDPRKLLAPGTDAIRATVKEKIDMMGSANKA